The following proteins are co-located in the Sporosarcina pasteurii genome:
- a CDS encoding demethylmenaquinone methyltransferase: MTLSKEQKVHKVFEKISDDYDKMNSVISFNQHKKWRDDIMRRMSVKKGAVALDVCCGTADWTIALAKATGPEGSVTGLDFSEKMLEAGRPKVAHYDNIELIHGNAMELPFADHTFDYVTIGFGLRNVPDYATVLSELHRVLKPGGMVACLDTSHPEMPIYKQLFRFYFKVIMPILGKVFAKSYQEYSWLQESADDFPGMKKLAHMFTEAGFHEVYYKSYSGGAAAGHIGFK; encoded by the coding sequence TTGACGCTTTCAAAAGAACAAAAAGTTCATAAGGTATTCGAGAAAATTTCAGATGACTACGATAAAATGAATTCAGTAATTAGTTTTAATCAGCATAAAAAATGGCGAGATGATATTATGCGCCGTATGTCCGTTAAAAAAGGTGCAGTTGCGCTTGATGTATGTTGTGGTACGGCTGACTGGACGATTGCGCTTGCGAAGGCAACAGGCCCTGAAGGCAGTGTGACAGGACTTGATTTTAGCGAAAAGATGTTAGAAGCTGGCAGACCTAAAGTGGCACACTATGACAACATTGAGTTGATTCATGGAAATGCGATGGAATTGCCGTTTGCTGATCATACTTTTGATTATGTAACGATTGGTTTCGGTTTGCGTAATGTTCCTGATTACGCAACTGTTTTAAGCGAGTTACATCGTGTATTGAAGCCTGGTGGAATGGTGGCGTGTCTGGACACCTCGCATCCTGAAATGCCGATATATAAACAACTATTTCGTTTTTATTTTAAAGTCATTATGCCGATTCTTGGAAAAGTGTTTGCAAAGAGTTATCAAGAATATTCTTGGTTACAGGAGTCTGCCGATGATTTCCCAGGGATGAAAAAGCTTGCGCATATGTTTACTGAAGCTGGGTTTCACGAAGTATACTATAAATCTTATAGCGGTGGTGCGGCTGCTGGGCATATTGGATTTAAATAA
- a CDS encoding heptaprenyl diphosphate synthase component 1, producing MGRQIMNVQIESFIDEFNRSVNHPILNREIGKPILDESTLFFLLLPKLNGEEWTSSTNTAAIAVGAVYAAFDAHDTVDVENVTSTSQQLSVLSGDYLSGVYYQLLASLPNFEFIHVLSKAIGEINEIKTEFHTNLEMKTSDSLEAIRSIQAECIVQFLHTFGFSQYIPLAAAGLPLMSLMVNRNRDSGTVQWTLHSDDATEALKILSAEMETAILNATFLTPELVEKTREMTMPLLGKMI from the coding sequence ATGGGAAGACAAATAATGAACGTTCAAATTGAAAGTTTTATTGATGAATTTAACCGTAGTGTTAATCATCCAATTTTAAATAGAGAGATTGGCAAACCAATACTAGATGAATCTACTTTATTTTTTCTCCTTCTACCGAAATTAAATGGAGAAGAATGGACGTCATCTACAAACACGGCTGCCATCGCCGTAGGAGCTGTATACGCTGCGTTTGATGCGCATGACACTGTTGACGTGGAAAATGTAACATCGACTTCACAACAGCTGTCAGTCCTTTCTGGAGACTATTTAAGCGGTGTCTATTATCAGTTACTTGCATCGCTTCCGAATTTCGAATTTATTCATGTATTGTCAAAAGCAATTGGTGAAATAAATGAGATTAAGACAGAGTTTCATACGAATTTAGAGATGAAAACAAGTGATAGTTTAGAGGCAATCCGAAGCATTCAAGCAGAATGTATCGTTCAGTTTTTACATACGTTTGGATTTTCACAATACATTCCACTTGCTGCTGCAGGACTTCCACTCATGTCGTTAATGGTAAATAGAAATCGTGATTCCGGTACTGTGCAGTGGACTTTACATAGTGATGACGCAACGGAAGCATTGAAAATACTAAGTGCCGAGATGGAAACGGCCATCTTAAACGCGACTTTTCTGACGCCGGAATTAGTGGAGAAGACTCGTGAAATGACTATGCCCTTGCTTGGAAAGATGATTTGA
- the ndk gene encoding nucleoside-diphosphate kinase — translation MERTFLMVKPDGVQRNLIGDIVSRFENKGFQLVGAKLMQVTEELAQQHYGEHKERPFFGELVDFITSGPVFAMVWEGENVISTARLLVGATNPTESAPGTIRGDYAVTVGKNIIHGSDSPESAVREIGLFFKEEELVSYDKTMSTWII, via the coding sequence ATGGAAAGAACATTTTTAATGGTAAAACCAGACGGCGTTCAGCGCAACTTGATTGGCGACATTGTAAGCCGTTTTGAAAACAAAGGTTTCCAACTTGTTGGTGCGAAACTAATGCAAGTTACAGAAGAACTAGCACAACAACATTACGGAGAACATAAAGAACGTCCATTTTTCGGCGAACTAGTTGATTTCATCACATCTGGACCAGTTTTTGCAATGGTTTGGGAAGGTGAAAATGTTATTTCAACAGCACGTCTACTCGTTGGTGCAACAAATCCAACAGAATCAGCTCCAGGAACAATTCGCGGTGACTACGCAGTAACTGTAGGGAAAAATATCATCCACGGTTCTGACTCACCAGAATCTGCAGTTCGTGAAATTGGTCTTTTCTTCAAAGAAGAAGAACTTGTATCATACGACAAAACAATGTCTACTTGGATTATCTAA
- a CDS encoding protein-glutamate O-methyltransferase CheR translates to MPDYQTFIGNIKRKTGIDLSLYKEAQMKRRLTSLYERKGYKDFATFYDAIHNDRAILDEFLDRMTINVSEFYRNKERWDTLDQKIFPRLLTKTKRLKIWSAACSTGEEPYSLAMVLSSHIPLRDISIFATDLDEGVLDRAEIALYPERALKDVPRNVVSNYFVNEGNHYQVKDEIKRTVTFKKHNLLKDRYDTGYDLIVCRNVMIYFTEGAKEEIYMNFAKALKPGGVLFVGSTEQIFNPAKYGFESIETFFYKKL, encoded by the coding sequence ATGCCGGATTATCAAACATTTATTGGAAATATTAAGCGTAAAACAGGGATTGATTTATCACTTTATAAAGAAGCGCAAATGAAAAGAAGGCTAACTTCGTTATATGAAAGAAAAGGGTATAAGGATTTTGCTACTTTTTATGATGCCATACATAATGATCGCGCGATATTAGATGAATTTTTAGATAGAATGACGATTAATGTCTCAGAGTTTTATCGAAACAAGGAACGTTGGGATACACTTGATCAAAAGATTTTCCCCCGACTGCTTACTAAAACGAAAAGACTGAAAATTTGGAGTGCGGCTTGTTCGACTGGGGAAGAGCCCTATTCGTTAGCGATGGTTCTCTCCTCACATATACCCCTTCGAGACATTTCTATCTTTGCGACAGATTTAGATGAAGGTGTTTTGGATCGTGCGGAGATTGCGCTTTATCCGGAGCGTGCTTTAAAAGATGTTCCGCGTAATGTTGTCAGCAATTATTTTGTCAATGAAGGCAATCATTATCAAGTAAAAGACGAGATAAAAAGAACCGTCACTTTTAAAAAACATAATTTATTAAAGGATCGGTATGACACTGGGTATGACTTAATCGTTTGCCGAAACGTCATGATTTATTTTACCGAAGGGGCAAAGGAAGAAATTTACATGAACTTTGCCAAAGCGTTAAAGCCTGGTGGCGTTTTATTTGTTGGAAGTACTGAACAAATTTTTAATCCAGCGAAATACGGATTTGAATCAATCGAAACATTTTTTTATAAAAAACTATAA
- a CDS encoding polyprenyl synthetase family protein, with the protein MEKLQVLSLYANFRKDLNYIEKELECSVDSASPIIRQASLHLLRAGGKRIRPIFVLLASEFGQFSLERVAKVAVSLELVHMASLVHDDVIDNSDMRRGHPTVKAKWNNRIAMYTGDYIFAQALVSIADIKNAAVHQLLAKTMLEICEGEIIQIEHQRVVNQTVRDYLRRIKRKTALLLSSSCELGALVSGAEPAVVNKLSRFGYYAGMSFQITDDILDLTSTDEELGKPAGSDLLNGHLTLPIFYLKDDPAFQPYMEQAFSGNLTEQAREDMLAYVRSSGAIEKAAAVSDLYLQKAKHEIRALPEGKAKKSFIQIAEFIGKRNY; encoded by the coding sequence TTGGAAAAGTTACAAGTTTTATCACTTTACGCAAACTTTCGTAAAGATCTTAATTACATAGAAAAGGAACTTGAATGTTCCGTTGATTCGGCTTCCCCGATTATTCGGCAAGCTTCACTTCACCTATTACGCGCAGGAGGAAAACGAATCCGACCTATTTTTGTCTTGCTTGCTTCTGAATTCGGACAATTCTCTTTAGAGCGAGTTGCAAAGGTTGCGGTATCCCTTGAGCTTGTTCATATGGCTTCCCTCGTTCATGATGATGTCATCGATAATTCAGATATGAGAAGAGGGCATCCAACAGTTAAAGCGAAATGGAACAACCGGATTGCGATGTACACGGGTGACTATATATTTGCACAAGCACTTGTTTCAATTGCGGATATTAAAAATGCTGCAGTTCACCAATTACTTGCGAAAACGATGTTGGAGATTTGTGAAGGTGAAATTATACAAATAGAACATCAACGTGTTGTCAATCAAACGGTTCGCGATTATCTTCGCCGGATAAAGCGTAAAACTGCTTTACTATTATCATCGAGTTGTGAGCTAGGTGCTCTCGTATCGGGCGCAGAACCAGCTGTAGTAAACAAGCTAAGTCGATTTGGTTACTACGCGGGGATGTCGTTTCAAATAACTGATGATATTCTCGATCTCACTTCGACAGATGAAGAGCTTGGCAAGCCAGCTGGAAGTGATTTACTAAATGGTCATTTAACGTTGCCAATATTTTATCTGAAAGATGATCCAGCATTTCAACCCTATATGGAGCAAGCTTTCAGTGGCAACTTAACTGAACAAGCGAGAGAAGATATGTTAGCGTATGTCCGCAGTTCCGGGGCAATAGAAAAAGCTGCCGCGGTGAGTGACTTATATTTACAAAAAGCGAAACATGAAATTCGTGCACTCCCAGAAGGTAAAGCGAAGAAATCTTTTATTCAAATCGCTGAATTTATTGGTAAGCGTAATTATTAA
- the mtrB gene encoding trp RNA-binding attenuation protein MtrB gives MVQSDYIVIKAKEDGVNVIGLTRGDDTKFHHTEKLDDGEVMVAQFTEHTSAMKIRGEAEIHTANGMITSEGKK, from the coding sequence ATGGTACAATCTGATTACATCGTAATAAAAGCGAAAGAAGATGGCGTGAACGTTATCGGATTAACTCGGGGAGACGATACGAAGTTTCATCATACTGAAAAGCTGGATGATGGAGAAGTGATGGTTGCACAATTTACTGAACATACGTCGGCTATGAAGATTCGCGGAGAAGCGGAAATACATACAGCGAATGGCATGATTACAAGTGAAGGCAAGAAATAA